TACGAGACTCAACACCATGAGGAGTCGCAGCGTTCCTGCGCTCTCCATTCCGAGCTCCAGATATACCGGCTTACCGCTCCTGCTTCGGTGGGCAAGTTCGATCGTATATAGCATGTTAGTAGTTTCGAATTCGATCGGTGTGGTCGTCCGCCGCTTGATCAGATCGAGCACCTCTTGTTGAAGATTCGCCATCTCCTCGGGTAGTGCGGTCTCCTTAAGCCGGTAGTCATACACTCCCGTGCCAATCCGTTCGAGAAAGGAGAGCACGCGGGGATCCAACCCATCCTGAGCGAATACCGTAGCCGCTTGCTCGCTCGGAACAGAGATACTCATGAAGCTTTGAAGAGACCGAAAGTAAGAAAATACCCCGGAGAGTTGTTCGTGATTGTGTTGGGCAGCCGCCGACACAAACAACGTGTTGGGTCTTGTCAACTCGGCGATCACGCTGTTGCGTCCACGCAACTCGCGGCCAAAGCGATAGTTGTCGCGTTGACGTTCGAACAACACGCGCCGATGCGACTTGGGAAATGCATAGAGCCACTCGGCCTCAAACTGTGTATCGGTCGATTCGAAGCCGTAGTGGTAGCGGACGCCGTCGAGAATAAAGTCGATGTCGTATTGTGACGGTTTCTCTATAGACGCGTCGTCGAGCTTGAAGGCAAAATGGGGCACGCCGCCCCCGGGAGCTCCCTGTGTCTGAGAGGTCAGTACCAAGCGCTGCATGGTTCCCATGGCGTGAATCAGGTTGCTCTTGCCGGATGCGTTGGCACCGTACGTCACCACAGCAGGCACGATTGACCCCCTCGGAGCACCGGCACAGTCGATCAGTCCGTCCTTGCGGTCATGCAGAGAGGACACCGTGAACAGCAACTCTTGCTCATCGCGGATCGATAGGTGGTTGGAGACGCCAAATCGCAACAGCATTGGGTTACCCCTGTTCTCCGACTCGTTATACGCGGAGAAACAATATAATTTGCAAGAATATTGCGATTTTTTTTCTTACTCGTCAAGGGTTTTGCGAAATTGATGGTGGTTAATTGAACACCAGTTCGCTGACCAGGGCCATGGCGAAGCCGAGCACGGCGCCGAGGGGTGGCGTCCAGTGGCGCTCCAGGCGCGCCTGCGGCGCGATGTCCTGGAAGGTGAGGTAAAGGATGCCGCCGGCGGCGAACAGCATAATGGCGCCGAGCACGGCTTCGTAGCCGGCCAGCCAGAACCAGCCGACGGCGCCGCACACCGGGCCGAGCAGCGCCAGCAGCAGCATGCGGCGCAGGGCGGCGCCGCGGCGGATGTGCCCGGCCAGCTCGCGCCACGAGTTGAACCCCTCGGGCAGGTTCTGCAAGCCGATCAGCAGCGCCAGCAGCACCGCGCCGTCGGCGCCGGCCGCGAACATGCCGCCGAGCGCCAGCGACTCGGGCAGGAAGTCGGCGCCCATGGCGATGAACTGGGGTGCCGCCCGGTGCCGTTTCGCCTGCACGCGGTCGACCACCATGAACGCCGCCCCGCCGGCCAGCAACAGCGCGGTGGCCGCCACCGGATGCGGCAGGCGGTGCGCCCCCTCCGGCACCAGCACCAGCGCCACCGCCCCCACCAGCACACCGCCGCCGAAGGCGATGACGAAGTGGCGTAACTCCTCGTCCAGCCAGCGCGGCAGGATGCGCTGAATCTGGGCCAGGCCCGCGCCGAGCGGAATGCAGGCGCCGGCAATCGCGGTCCACAGCAGCAATTCTGTCAGTTGGCCCATGGCGTCGCGGGTGCGAAGACCCGAGACCAGCGTATTCGGGTGCGTGCCGGGGTGCAACGTGTGCCGGCGCCGGGCGCCGGCAGCGCCGGCACGCGGGTAGCGGTGGAGCTGGACCGGCGCCACTGCGCGAGGTGTGGAGGAATGCGCGGAATGCACGATTCGGTAGCCGCGCAGCCGCCGCGGCAGTATGATGGAGCGTTAGATGCTCCTGGTTCTCATTTCCTTCATCGCATTCATCGCGCTGTTCGTCCTCGGCCTGCGCTGGGGCGTGGTGATCATCGGCAAGGTGCTCGGTCGCGTGGTGTACGACCGCCACCGCAACGCCGAGTACATCATTAATACCGGGCAGGTGCCGGAGCAGTGGACCGAGCCCTTCTTCAAGAAGATCGACGAGGCACAAAAGAAGGAGGGGGTCGACGAGGGCGAACGGGAACGCCGTATCGCCTCCCTGGAACGCAAGGCGAAGCGCAATTCGATCAAGCGCATTGACGACCTGCTGCGCTACTTCTCGCGCGCCCCGGTGTTCGCCGACGACCACTCGCGCCGCGTGCTGATGGAGCAGTTGGAAGCCGCCAAGGCGCAGTGGCTGAAGTACGTCCAGTAGGGGCGCAGCGCAGGCGGCGCGCCGTTTCCGTGTGGCGAGCGTCTCTCTCCGGCTGGCCGGCGTTTCGTTCCGGGGGTTCAAGTCGCGCATGCAGTTGATTCATGTGGGTCTGGGCGGTTTCGGCCGGCGCTGGATGGAAGTGGTGCTGGCCGACCGGAACTGGCGGTACGCCGCCGTGGCCACGCGTTCCGCGGAGGCGCAGCGCTTCGCGGCCGAGCGCACCGGCTTGGCCCCGGAGCGCTGCACGGACTCGCTGGCGGCGGCGCTGGAGCGAGCGCCGGAGGCCGACGCGGTACTGGTGACCACGCCTTACTTCCGCCACGAGGACGACGTGGTGACGGCGCTGCGGCATGGCAAGCACGTGCTGGTGGAGAAGCCGCTCACCGACACCGCCGCCGCCGGCGAGCGCATGCGCGCCGCGGCGGCCGGCGCGGGCACCACCGTGATGGTGGGCGAGGACTATCGATTCCGCGGCGGCGCCGTCGCCATGCGCGAAATCGTGCAGGGCGGGGAGATCGGCGTGCCGGAGGTGATCGACCTGCAGTACTTCGTTTCGCACCGGTTCGCGGCGGGCGACTGGCGCAACGAGTTGCGCTACCCGGTGCTGCTCGAGAACAACACCCACCAGGTCGACCTGCTGCGCTACGTCACCGGTTGCGAAGCGCTGGCGGTAACGGCGAGCACGATGACCAGCGCCGCGGATTCGCCGTGGCCGTTTCCGTCGGTCGCGGCCCTGATCGAGATGGATCGCGGGCTCAGCGTCACCTTTTCGGCAAGCTGGGCGCTTGCCGACCTGAACACGCCGTGGGAGGGCGTCTGGACGGTGCGCGGGCCGCGCGGCGCGCTGCGCTGGGACGAAGCGGGCATTATCCTGTTCCGCGGAACACGGCAGCGGCAACTGGCCGCCGCCGACAGCGCGCCGCGGCTCGACCTGGTGCTTGCGGAGTTCACCGCGGCACTGCGGGAAGGGCGAGCCCCGAGCGTGGACCTGGCCGGCAACCTGAAGACGCTGGCGGTGGTGCTGGCAATGATCCGCTCCGGCGAACAGCACCGGCGGGTAGAACTGACCGCCGGATAGGGTCAAGTCGGCGCCGGCGGCGACTGGCGGCGACCGCGGGGACGAACACGAGCGTGTCGGAGGGGCCGCGGCGGCGTGCGCGCGACGGTTTGGCCCGTGCACGTTTGGGCGTTGCCGGAGGACGGTGTACCACGCGGCCGTGCTCGTTGTGCGTGTTCGTCGTGGTCAGCCAACGGTGCCCTCCGATTCGCCGAACGCACCGGTTCCCGTCCTGTCCCGGCAAGCCCGGGTCTTGGGAGCGTCGCGCTACATGGAGGAGTCGGCGGCCGGGGCCTCGTACATTCCGGGATCGCTTCGGCCGAGCAGCGCCATGCCGACCTTGTGGACGTGGGCCAGTGCCTCGTCACCGAGGATCTTCTCGTGGCCGGAGCCCGGATAGTGCGCGCAGAAGGCGCTCATGGAGTCGGCGGTGTTGCCGTCGCCGGCGGCGATGCGCATCAACTGGCAGTTCAGCGATTCCCACCAGGCGCCCACGCTGTCGAAGCTCAGGTGGCCGTTGATCTTGGTGGCAGCCAGGTCCACGTAGTACGTGGTGGCGAAGTCCAGGTCGGCGTGCATCTTCTTCGCTGCCGCCGCCTGCTCGTCGGTGGCCATGTCGCCGTGCAGCGCCGCCACCATCTGTTCGGGACTCAGCGAGTTCCACCAGCGCACCGCGTAGTCCGGCGAGGTGATCATCGTGTCCGCATGTACGAAGCCGGCAGCGACCAGCGCCGTCGCCACGGTTGCCAGCACGAACAACGAACTCTTCTTCTTTGTCATGGAAGTCCTCCTTGAATGGCAAAGTACCGCACCGGCCAGCAGGTTGCAAGCGCGGTAATTGTTGACTCGTAAAAGGTGTGCATTCGGTACTATCGGACCCGATCGATTGACGACAGACACACCATCCGTCCATGCGAGTCGCGTGTGTCGGGTGCCACCGTCCGCACGCTCGGGCGGTCAGCGCACGTTGCGGCTTCGAGTATCTGCTCGAGCCGCTGCGCGAGATAACCGGCGATCAGGCACGGCGGCGCACGCCTCCGGGGTTCCAGCGCCCGCACCATCCGGGTACCATCCGGGCATCATGCAGCAACAGCAGCAAGCGTTGATCGTCTGGGGTGGCTGGGACGGCCATGAGCCGGGGCCGGTTGCGGAGATTTTCGGCGGCGTGTTGGAAGGGGAGGGTTTCGCGGTGGAAGTGTCCACCACGCTGGACCGTTTCCTGGACGCGGACAGCCTCGCCGGCCTGGACCTGATCGTGCCGATCTGGACCATGGGCGCCATCAGCCGCGAGCAGGTGGAGCCGGTGGTGGAGGCGGTCGCCGGCGGGGTCGGCCTGGCCGGCTGCCACGGCGGCATGTGCGACGCGTTCCGCGACTCGGTGGAGTGGCAGTTCATGACCGGCGGCAACTGGGTGTCGCATCCCGGCGGCGACGGGGTCGAGTACGTGGTCAACCTGCAGCGCGGCTCCAGCGAAATCACCGACGGGCTCGACGACTTCACCGTGCGCTCGGAGCAGTACTACCTGCACGTCGACCCGGCGGTGGACGTGCTGGCCTCCACCCGCTTTCCGGTGGTGGACTGGTATCACTCCAGCAATGGCCCGGTGGACATGCCGGTGGTGTGGACCAAGCGCTGGGGCGCCGGGCGCGTGTTCTACAACTCGCTCGGCCACAAGGCCGACATCATCGCGCAGCCGGCCCCGCTGGAGCTGATGCGGCGCGGTTTCCTGTGGGCGGCCGCCGGCAAGCGCGTCGCCCGCGAGCAGGGCGTGACCGCGGCCGACTTCCGCAGCGCCGCCAAGATGTTCTAGCGGCCTGCTGGACAGCCATGAAGACGCTCGACGAGCACCTCGCGGAATTCAAGCAGGTCGGGTTCACGCTGTTTCCCGGCATGCTGGACGCGCAGTGGGTGCGCGAGATGCGTGCCGCGTTCGATGCCATCGCCGACCGTATCCCGAGCGCGGACGGCAGTCGCCCGAGCGTATTGGTCGACGTGCTCGAGCACCAGCCGCGGCTCGTCCTGAGCGCGCTCGCCAACGAGCGCCTGCTCGACTTCGCTGAGATGGTGATCGGCCCGCACGTGCAACTGGAGTCGATCACCTACCGGCGCACGCCGCCCGATCCCGATCCCGGTGCCGCCGCCAACCCGGTACTGGGGTTCCACCGCGACATGTTCGCGTTCTTTCCCGACGACGGCGTCTACCACCGCCCGCTGCTGTTCAACGCGCTCTCCTACCTGCAGGACCTGACCGACGACAGCGGCCCGCTGCGCATCATTCCCGGCTCGCACATGCGCGCCATGGGCATGACCAGTGAGGAAGCGAAGCGCCCGCACCCCGAAGAGGTAATCCTCTACCCCAAGGCCGGCGACGTCGCCGTGTTCCACTGCAGCATGCTGCACTCCGGGTCGGCCAACCGCTCCGCCGACTACCGCTACCTGTTCTTCCTCACCCTCAACCACTCGTGGCTCAAGCATCGCGCCAACTACCGCGGCCCGGTCTCGCAGGCGGTGATCGCGCGGGCGCGCGAGCGGGGCGACCGCCGCCTGCTGCGCCTGCTCGGCGTCGACGACCAGTTCGTGCGGCGCGCCAACTGCGGCTTCCGGGAACCGGACGAGGACAACTGGCGCCGCTGGATCGCCGAAGACGCCGCCGCCCGCACACGGGCGTAAGCAGGCCCAACTCGGGCTGGGCCGCGAGTCCGCCGAGTCGCGCCATGGCGTTTCGCTCCACGGGTCGCGCAAACCGACCTGATGGGATACTCTGAAGCGTCCAGATGCTGAAACGCGTCCACATTCGAGGCTATAAGTCACTTGCCGACGTTGACGTTTGTCTTCCACGGCTCGCCGTGCTGTTTGGCCCGAACGCTTCAGGAAAGAGCAATCTCCTGGATGCGCTCCAATTGCTGTCCAAGCTCGGCACCAGCAAGACGCTGAAGCAGGCGTTTGATCCTCCCTACCGAGGCAAGCCGCTCGAATCATTTACGTTCGATGAACGAGGCATCAGGGGACTTCTTGCGGAGACAGAACTGTCGTTCAGCATAGAGGTCGACCTTTGCCTCTCGGATGGCATAGTAGAAGCCGTCGATCGCGAGATACAGGAGATGCGACGTCCGAGCGGCAAGTCGGCGGGAAGGGAAGCGGGCAGGGTCACTTCCCGGGTTCGGGAGCGCGATCTGCGCTACCGAATCGAGGTCGAAATGCTGCCGAGTTCCGGCGTGCTGCGCGTAGCCGACGAATACCTGGCCGCGCTGAACGCCAAGGGCGAACCGACCGGCAAGCGCAAACCGTTCATAGAGCGCCGCAGTGACAAGATACACGTTCGATTCGAAGGTCAGGCGCACCCGACCTACTACGACCGCTACCTGGATCACACCATTCTCTCCATGCCGCACTATCCTCCGCACTACCCGCACCTTGTTGCGGCGCGTCGCGAGCTGGAGAGCTGGTTCTTCTTTTACTTCGAACCGCGCGAACGCATGAGGGCGGCCAACCCCGTCAAGGAGGTCCGCCACCTGGGATTGATGGGTGAGGAGCTCGCTTCGTTCCTGAATACCATGAAGGCACTGGACAAGGGCCGATTCGCGGCCGTCGAGAAGGCGCTGCAGGCACTGATGCCTCAGATCAGCGGAATCGAGCTTGACGTAAGTGACTTGGGCGAGGTCGAGTTGCGTCTGAAGGAGGGCGGCATCGCCGTGCCTTCTCGAGTGCTTTCCGAAGGCACTTTGCGAATGCTCGGTCTATTGGCGCTCACGGGTGCGGAAGACGCTCCTGCTCTGGTCGGGTTCGAGGAGCCGGAAAATGGAGTCCATCCGGGACGCATCGCATTGATCGCCGAACTGCTGAAGACTCAGGAGAGCTTCCGCAGAACTCAGTACCTGATGACGACCCACTCGCCGATTCTGCCGGATCTGCTGGAGGACCGGGCGCTGCTCGTCGTGCGCCGGAACAACAACGAGACGCGGGTCGATCCGTTCTCTACTTGGGGCCCGTTGGATCGCCGGTCAAGCATAGGGGAAGCGCTCGCCGACGGCGCGTCGCAACTGTCCGTCTCAGAACGAATTCTGAGAGGGGACTTTGATGCATGAGATCGCGCTGTTTGTCGAAGACAACGCGCATCGGCAGGTCATCGGCGAATTGGTGGAAAGGGTCGCCGGCCAACATGGCATCACCGTCGAACTGCGCTGGCGCACCGCCGTCCGGGGGTATGGACGAGTCCTGCACGAACTGACGAACTATCTTCGCGACATGAGCCGACAGGGCGCCCCGTGGCCGGACTTGATCGTGGTCGCCACGGATGCGAACTGCCAGGGTTTCAACGCGCGGACAGCGAGCCTCAGCAACTTGGATGTTCCCGCCCCATTGGTCCTGGCGGTTCCCGATCCGCACATTGAGCGCTGGCTGCTCCTCGACGGCGCGGCATTCCGCGACGTGTTTGGCCGTGGTTGCCGGGCACCCGACCAGAAATGCAGCCGCGACCGGTATCGGCAGCAGCTCACAGATGCAATCCGCCAAGCTGGCGTGGTGCCGATCCTTGGTGGTATCGAGTATGCAGCGGACATCGTGCGGCATATGGATCTTGACCGGGCCGCCCGCGCCGACGCGTCACTGCAACGTTTCCTGAACCATCTGCGGGCCGTCATTCGCGGCTGGAACCGATGATCGGGCGCGCGCATCCGATCGCTTCGGTTGAGCGGATCAGGCCGGCCGTTGTTCCGGGTGGTCGACGGGGCCGAGGAGGCGGGGGAGGAAGCTGGCGATGGTGAGCTGCCACAGGTGGTAGATGATCAGCGGCAGCAGGGCGACGCCGAGCAGGTCGGGCATGGTGGCGAAGTAGGTGGTGAGCAACGGCGCACCCATCGCCAGGGTCTTCTGCGGCGCCACGAACAGCACCGTGTAGGTGTTGGCCTTGTCCAGCCGCAGTGCGCGGCCGGCGCCCCAGGCGGCGCCGAGCAGCAGCAGGTGGGAGATCGCCAGGTACACGAACAGCGGCCACAGGCGCAGCAGCGAAGCGGCGAACTCCGGGTCGCGCGCGGGCTGAGAGAACGAGAACCAGATGATCACCAGGATGGCGGCGTTCATGAACACGCCGATCTTCTTGCCGTGGCGCTGCGCCCACTCGCGCAGCGCGGCGCGCGCCAGTTGGCCGAGCGCGACCGGCAGCAGCATGCGCAACACCAGGGAAGAGAGCACGCGCACCAGCTCGTCGGGCGGCAGCGCGCGGCCGGTCTGCTGCAGCAGCAGCGACAGCAGCAGCGGCGACAGGAACACCCCGGCGACGTTGGCCAGCGACGCGTTGAAGATGGTGGCGACCACGTTGCCGCGCGCGAGCTGGGTGAACACGATGCAGCTCGACACCGTGGTGGGCAGCACCGCCAGCGCATAGATACCGGCCAGGATGCGCGGATCGCCGCCGCGCCACAGCAGCGCCGCGCTGGCGGCGAAGTATACCGGCGCGACGATGAAGATGAACGCCTGCAGGACCAGGTGCAGGCGCACGTCGCGCAGCCCGGTGCGGATCGCCTCGGTGGGCAGGCTCAGGCCGGACAGGAAGAACAGGGCCACCACCAGCACGGTGGCCGTGAGCCCACCCCCGCTGGCCGCGGTACCCGCTTCCGGCGCCGCCAGGCCGCCCGCCACCGCGGCGAGCAGACCGACGAAGAACCAGTTCTTGCGCAGCCAGGCGCCGGCTCGGGCTGGTGCCGCCATCTCGCGGCGCATCATAGCACTGCTTGACGCGACTCGTTCCACACGTAAGCATGCTTACGCATGGACAAGGTTCTCTCAACCAGAATCGATGAAGAGATCGCTCAGACTCTCGATGGTCTGGCCATTACTCAGCGAGTGTCCAAGAAGCGCATCGTCGAGGACGCCATCCGGCTCTACAGCGAGACGGTGGAGCGGAAGCCGGATCCGCTCGAGCAGTCGTTCGGCGCCTGGCGGCGGACGGAGGCACCCGATGAGTTGCATCGCCGGATGCGTGCTGCCTTCGAAGGCGACATGATCGTGGATTCCGCCCTTTACCACTCCCGGCCGAGCGGATAACGTCCGGGGGCATGCAGATTGGCTTTAACATGCTGCTCTGGACACCGTTCGTGACCGAGGAGCACTTCCCCCTTTTCGCGCCGCTCAAGGAGACCGGCTACGACGGCGTGGAGCTGGAGATATTCGAGGGCACGCCCGACCACTATGCGAAGGTGGCGCGGGAGCTGGACAACCACGGCCTGCGCCGCACCGGCGTCACCATCATCCCCGACCAGGAGCGCAACATCCTCAGCGCCGACCCGGCGCACCGCTCCGCCGGGGTGGACCACATGAAGTGGGCGATCGACTGCGCCGCCGCGCTCGGCGCCGAGCTCCTGTGCGGACCGTTCTATCAGCCGCTCGGGCAATTCACCGGCACCGGACCGACGGCGGAGGAACAGCAGCGCGCCGCCGACGCCCACCGCCAAGCCGCCGAGTACGCCGCTCAGGCCGGCATCCCGCTCGTCGTGGAAGCGCTCAACCGCTTCGAGTGCTACTTCCTGAACACGCTCGCCGACACCGCGGCGCACGTCGAGCGCGTCGGCCACGCCAACTTCCACCTGATGTACGACACCTTCCACGCCAACCTGGAGGAGAAGGATCCGGTCGGCGCGATCGCCGAGCACCTGCCGCTGATCAAGCACGTGCACGTGTCCGAGAACGACCGCGGCGCCCCCGGCAGCGGCCACGTGCCGTGGGATGCCACCTTCCGGGCCCTGCGCCGGGGCGGCTACGACGCCTGGCTCACCATCGAGGCGTTCGGGCGCACGCTGCCGGAGCTGGCCGCCACCACCTGCGTGTGGCGCGACTTCTCGGCCAGCAACGAGGAGGTGTACCAACTCGGCTTCAGGACCATCCGCGACGGCTGGCGGCGCGCCGCGCCGGAGTAAACCGCGGCACGGTGGGGCGGCTCTCGTGCCCGGCGCCGCGATCGCGGCCCTGCCTGAGCTGCCTGCCGCCACAGCCGCCGGTCAGCTCGCCAAGCTAAACAAGGAGCGACTTTCGGTAGAGATCCCGTGCCAGGCGGGTAATGTGGTCCGCGGCCGGCAGCCCGGCGCGCAGGTGGTCCGCGATCGCCTGCGCACCGTTGCATGCGCCGCTCAAGTTGCCGGCCACCGCGGCGAACGTGTCCACGTCGCCGCCGCAGGTGAGCGCCCGCCGCACCGTGGCGTCGAATTCGCCGGGCGTGCGCAGGAACGCCTCCAGGGCAACCACGGCGGTGACCGGCGCCTCGCTGGGTATTCCCTGCCCGCCGGCCCTGATCCGACTCTCCGGCATCTCCAGGAGTTCCGCGTAGGCGTCGTCGGCGGGCAGCTCCAGCAGTCGGCGCACCTGGCCGATCAGGTGGCCGGTAGCGGCGTGCACCGCGCCCGCCGACCGTTCCGCCAGCGCCACCACCTCGTCCACCGCCGGTGCGCCGCCGGCCGCCAGGTGGCGCACCACCTGGGCGATGGCCACGGCCGGCGCCACGGCGCGCGGGTCCTTGTGGGTGAGTCGGCTCACCGCGGCGGCGTCGGCATCGAGCCTGACCTCGCTCCGCCAGTGCCACAGCCCTATCGGGGCGATCTTCATCACCGTGCCGTTGGAAGGCATGTCGGTGGACGCCGCCTGGTGCCAGGGAACGCCGCTCGCCATGCGCTCCAGCGCCTCCCGGAAGGCTCGCCCGTATCCGTACAGCTCACCCGCGCGCCACATGCGCAGCAACCGGGCGGCCACGTCACCGGGATCGACGCACCCGCGCGCCAGCAGCGACTCCACCAGCACCAGCGCCTGCTGGGTGTCGTCGGTGTAGGCCCCGCCGGCACGCACCACCTCGCCGTGGCGCCGCAGGTCGCGGTAGTGGCCCATGAGATCCTCCACCTCCAGGATGCGCTCCCGCGGCCAGCCCTCGCAGAAGCTGCCGAGCGCATCCCCTACCGCGCCGCCGAGCAGCGCCCCCACGAAACGATCCTCGTGCTCCACCTCTTCCTCCCTGGCCGTCACCGCGGCCCCTGCACCATCGCCGCGGCGCCGTCCGCCGCCAACCTCACTTCCACCAGGTTGTCCCCGGGACCGCCGCGGTCGACCACCACGAAGTCGGTCTCGCGGGTCATGGCGATCACCGGATGGTGCCACACGCCGCGTGCGTAGTTCACGCCCTGGCGGCCGTCGGTCACGAAGGCGCGCAGGTCCGCCGCCCGCGGCGCTGCGCCGGCCGCCGCCACCACGATCAGAAACGGGGCGGCGTCCAGCGGAATGAACGCCTGCGAGCCGAGTGGATGCTGTTCCATGATCCGGACGGCGAGCGGCAATGGCAGCGGCTGCGCGCGGAACAGGTTGATCAGCGCGTAGCCGCCCGCCGCCGCCACGTCTACCCGCGCCAGGTCATGGAAGCGCACCGTGCTGCCCTCGTTGATTACCCGCCGCTCGGCGCCGTGCGTTTCGATCACCTCGCCGAACGGGGCAAACCCGTCCCTGGTCAGGGGTACGGGGGTGATCCGGCGAGCCATGGAGCGCCTAATCCTCCACCGGCGTACCGAACAGACGCAGCCGGGCCACGCCGCCGTCCGGGATGATGTTCAGATGCACGTGCGACACCGGCTGCGGGACGTCGCCGGGAATCACGAACGTGTGCTCGCGGTCCGCCTGTAGCGGCTGCTCGGGCAGCAGCAGCGGCCAGAACATCGACTGCGCGATCACCGATTCCTGCAGCTTGCCGAAGTGCTCGGCGAGCAGTGCGCCCTGCAGCGAGCAGCGGTCGGGGAAGTTGCCCTTGTAGTGGCTGGTGTCCACCACCACGCGGTCGATAATGCCGGGCCGCGCCAGGGCGATGATGCACCAGTCGTGGCCCGGTTCCCGGCGCCGGCGTGTCTCCCAGCCCTCGCCCGCGTCGCGCGCGCGGTCGGGGCGCAGGATGTTGGAGGGGTGGCCGTAGTGGGAGTTGTTCCACGCCACCGCCACCGCCCCGTTGCGGGCGCAGCCCAGGTCCACGGCTCCGCGCTCGGCCAGCGCGCCCCAGTCGGGATACGGGCGCCCGAACACGCGCAGCCGCGCCACGCCGCCGTCCGGAAGCAGGTTGAGGCGTACGTGAGTCACCACCCCGGCGCCGGCAACCTCGAACCGGTGGTGGGCATCGGGGCCGATCGGCGCCGGCTCCACCAGGGCGGTCCACTCGGTGGAGTCGTCCGGATCTCCCTTGCAGCGGCATCCCTCCAGGGAAGCGGCGGGCGGAAAGTTGCCGGTGAAGTGGCTGGTGTCTATGTCCACCGCGAACACCTCCCCCGGGGTCGCCAGCCGCACCACGCAGAAATCGTGCCCGCCGCGCCGCCGCCTGCGCGACTCCCAGCCGTCCATCCACTTGCCGTGGTCGTCGTACTTG
This window of the Spirochaetaceae bacterium genome carries:
- the alc gene encoding allantoicase, which translates into the protein MAADFTMPGGTTQGASTASTGTAGTGNRRPLAGRAAPQAGHGYTTNLADARLGARAVACSDEFFAPMSRMLQSHDAVFLPDKYDDHGKWMDGWESRRRRRGGHDFCVVRLATPGEVFAVDIDTSHFTGNFPPAASLEGCRCKGDPDDSTEWTALVEPAPIGPDAHHRFEVAGAGVVTHVRLNLLPDGGVARLRVFGRPYPDWGALAERGAVDLGCARNGAVAVAWNNSHYGHPSNILRPDRARDAGEGWETRRRREPGHDWCIIALARPGIIDRVVVDTSHYKGNFPDRCSLQGALLAEHFGKLQESVIAQSMFWPLLLPEQPLQADREHTFVIPGDVPQPVSHVHLNIIPDGGVARLRLFGTPVED
- a CDS encoding ureidoglycolate lyase, with the protein product MARRITPVPLTRDGFAPFGEVIETHGAERRVINEGSTVRFHDLARVDVAAAGGYALINLFRAQPLPLPLAVRIMEQHPLGSQAFIPLDAAPFLIVVAAAGAAPRAADLRAFVTDGRQGVNYARGVWHHPVIAMTRETDFVVVDRGGPGDNLVEVRLAADGAAAMVQGPR